The following coding sequences are from one uncultured Bacteroides sp. window:
- a CDS encoding N-acetylmuramoyl-L-alanine amidase: protein MKVLIDNGHGENTAGKRSPDGKLREYLYAREIADMVVYGLKKAGIDAERIVRETIDVPLSERCKRVNEVCKQLGSSNVILVSIHCNAAGNGEWMQARGWEAYTTLGKTRSDTLAECLYTAAEKNLPNMKMRKDLSDGDSDKEANFYILKHTKCPAVLTENLFQDNKEDVDFLLSSKGKQAITKLHVDGITDYIKNL from the coding sequence ATGAAAGTACTTATAGACAACGGACACGGGGAGAATACAGCAGGCAAACGTTCTCCTGATGGAAAACTACGGGAATATTTGTATGCCCGTGAGATAGCTGACATGGTCGTTTACGGACTAAAGAAAGCGGGCATTGATGCTGAACGAATAGTAAGAGAAACTATTGACGTTCCGCTCTCTGAACGATGTAAGCGAGTGAATGAAGTATGTAAGCAATTGGGATCTTCTAATGTAATCCTAGTCTCTATTCATTGTAATGCTGCCGGAAATGGCGAATGGATGCAAGCTAGAGGGTGGGAGGCTTACACAACACTAGGTAAAACAAGATCTGATACTTTGGCAGAATGCTTGTACACGGCAGCCGAAAAGAACCTGCCCAATATGAAGATGCGCAAAGATTTGTCTGACGGTGATAGTGATAAGGAAGCTAATTTCTATATCCTCAAACATACGAAATGCCCAGCTGTGCTTACTGAAAATCTGTTTCAGGATAATAAGGAAGATGTAGACTTCTTGCTTTCAAGTAAAGGCAAACAGGCTATTACTAAGCTACATGTGGATGGTATAACCGATTATATTAAGAATTTATGA
- the ruvC gene encoding crossover junction endodeoxyribonuclease RuvC translates to MIKPVKEKIILGIDPGTTIMGYGVIKITGTKPELIAMGVIDLRKYKSHYLKLSKIFERVIGVIESYLPDELAIEAPFFGKNVQSMLKLGRAQGVAMAAALSRDIPITEYAPLKIKMAITGKGQASKEQVADMLQRMLHIAKDEMPVFMDATDGLAAAYCHFLQMGKPVMEKGYNGWKDFIAKNPDKVKK, encoded by the coding sequence GTGATTAAGCCGGTAAAGGAGAAAATTATTTTGGGTATCGATCCCGGTACAACGATCATGGGTTATGGGGTGATTAAGATCACCGGAACTAAACCTGAGTTGATAGCCATGGGGGTGATCGACCTACGAAAATATAAAAGTCATTATTTGAAATTGAGTAAGATCTTTGAGCGGGTTATCGGGGTTATCGAGAGCTACCTGCCTGATGAACTGGCTATCGAGGCTCCTTTCTTTGGTAAGAATGTGCAGTCGATGCTGAAGCTGGGGAGAGCTCAGGGAGTAGCTATGGCAGCGGCTTTGAGCAGGGATATCCCGATAACAGAATATGCGCCTCTGAAGATAAAGATGGCGATCACCGGTAAAGGGCAGGCTTCTAAAGAGCAGGTGGCGGATATGCTTCAGCGAATGTTGCATATAGCCAAGGATGAAATGCCTGTTTTTATGGATGCTACCGATGGCTTAGCAGCGGCTTATTGTCATTTTCTGCAGATGGGGAAGCCTGTGATGGAGAAAGGATATAATGGCTGGAAGGATTTTATAGCAAAGAATCCTGACAAAGTGAAGAAATAG
- a CDS encoding phage holin family protein, with protein MEEGNVIKGTSVIIFGGEMLNLFWDLRWMIMLAVILVAVDFRFGVKAAQARGEKIRNSKAGRRTANKLIDYICYLVLGGLIGKAIGEPLGVNPTLVAAVCMGVACLFEVDSILQNICEYKGVKYSFSLWKVIIALVKSKRKDIGDAIEEGIEKEATK; from the coding sequence ATGGAAGAGGGTAATGTAATTAAAGGTACATCGGTTATCATCTTTGGTGGTGAGATGTTAAACCTGTTTTGGGATTTGAGATGGATGATAATGTTAGCGGTTATCTTGGTGGCCGTAGACTTTAGATTCGGAGTTAAAGCAGCACAAGCTAGGGGTGAAAAGATTCGTAACAGTAAAGCCGGTCGGAGAACTGCAAACAAGCTGATTGATTATATCTGTTACCTTGTACTTGGTGGATTGATTGGTAAAGCTATCGGTGAACCTTTGGGTGTTAACCCTACGCTTGTTGCTGCTGTTTGCATGGGTGTTGCATGTCTGTTTGAAGTGGATAGCATTCTTCAAAACATCTGTGAGTATAAAGGCGTGAAGTACTCTTTTAGTCTTTGGAAAGTCATTATTGCCTTGGTAAAGTCTAAGCGGAAAGATATCGGTGATGCCATTGAAGAAGGAATAGAAAAGGAGGCAACAAAATGA
- a CDS encoding DUF4286 family protein: MLIYNTTYHVDDEIIDNFLIWIKECYIPEVEKSGLLAAPRLCQVLSHREESGSSYSLQWEVENSALLHQWHRELGAKLNEELIHIFNNRVVGFPTLMEVME, from the coding sequence ATGTTAATTTATAATACGACTTACCACGTTGATGATGAGATTATTGATAACTTTCTTATATGGATAAAAGAATGTTATATCCCTGAAGTAGAAAAGTCCGGCTTGCTTGCGGCACCTCGTCTGTGCCAAGTGTTGAGTCATCGTGAAGAGAGTGGCTCTTCTTACTCTTTGCAATGGGAAGTGGAAAATTCTGCTTTGCTGCATCAGTGGCATAGAGAACTGGGGGCGAAGTTAAATGAGGAATTGATACATATCTTTAATAATAGAGTAGTGGGATTTCCTACTCTTATGGAGGTGATGGAGTGA
- a CDS encoding DUF6549 family protein gives MKKYIVIGLIMLVMFASISALWKMYSAEKQERERQQNNVEVLNSDIKRYKVRDSLNVASIDALKYSIGEMKKYRAEDLKLISDLKIKNKNLESLTKVSTSVTDTIYKDRWHPAPNNPDCLEYSDKWATVTACFKDSTVSYSVMDSLDIVVSKVPKHKFLWWSWGTKGYKVNVVNFNPRSTIEYLEYIKME, from the coding sequence ATGAAAAAGTACATAGTAATAGGCTTAATAATGCTCGTTATGTTTGCTTCAATCTCTGCGCTGTGGAAGATGTACAGTGCAGAGAAGCAAGAACGAGAGAGACAGCAAAATAATGTAGAGGTTCTGAACTCTGATATTAAGAGATATAAGGTTCGTGACAGCCTGAATGTTGCTTCTATAGACGCACTCAAGTATTCCATTGGCGAAATGAAGAAATATCGGGCAGAAGATTTAAAGCTGATTAGTGATTTAAAGATTAAGAATAAAAACCTTGAATCACTGACAAAGGTAAGTACATCCGTGACAGATACTATCTATAAAGATCGTTGGCATCCAGCACCTAATAATCCTGACTGTTTAGAATACTCTGACAAGTGGGCTACTGTTACTGCCTGTTTCAAAGATTCTACAGTTTCTTATTCGGTCATGGATAGTTTGGATATAGTAGTTAGTAAAGTACCAAAGCATAAATTCTTGTGGTGGAGTTGGGGAACGAAAGGATATAAAGTCAATGTGGTTAACTTTAATCCTCGATCTACTATTGAATACTTAGAGTACATAAAGATGGAATAG
- a CDS encoding exodeoxyribonuclease VII large subunit, with amino-acid sequence MDQVQIAKNDQITQFYTPAELIYIFKSILDQQNINQKIVWMKGVYLLGDSANWYNYDKLRDELSGDEITIFISNELKERLTPGNLIMVAGVIDRKSWGKGNFQIQLRVTRVEIVQEQTINEVEIRQIELRNLKIKKGYKNVDAILENKLYTENRPQIALLYADGSITDKDFFAGKETASSRIDFHEYRISFANSKNFASQIIELDKRRFDIISIIRGGGSGLEKVDDLKVLEAVVGMNTPVICAVGHEEDKVFLKNIADKIVPVPHALGTYFKDTVERVELAKKNSQAIMAEQIKKQYIDQINIQTKQNKELQEKLNKIISDNKRSVDTSSKQIEELQKRLKEILDSNVMKDKDAQKQTSELTGQIKKLTEDRSKQDAAAMKQIEALNKQIEASRLQLEKLMRSIQEKDEQIKNLSQRRSGCLGMAAVMIGIVCLFSFLVL; translated from the coding sequence ATGGATCAGGTTCAAATAGCAAAAAATGACCAAATTACCCAGTTCTATACACCTGCAGAACTTATATATATATTTAAGAGTATACTTGATCAGCAGAATATAAATCAGAAAATAGTTTGGATGAAGGGAGTTTACCTTTTGGGAGATTCTGCCAATTGGTACAATTATGATAAACTCAGAGATGAACTTTCTGGTGATGAAATTACTATATTTATAAGCAATGAGTTGAAAGAAAGATTAACGCCTGGAAATCTAATAATGGTTGCTGGCGTTATTGATCGAAAAAGTTGGGGCAAGGGAAACTTTCAAATACAGCTACGAGTTACTAGAGTTGAAATTGTGCAAGAGCAAACTATTAATGAAGTAGAAATAAGACAAATAGAATTACGAAATTTAAAGATAAAAAAAGGCTATAAGAACGTTGATGCAATTCTCGAAAACAAACTATACACAGAAAATAGACCACAGATAGCTCTACTTTATGCTGATGGTTCAATAACTGATAAAGATTTTTTTGCAGGGAAAGAGACAGCTTCTTCGCGCATAGATTTTCATGAGTATCGGATTTCATTTGCGAATAGCAAAAACTTTGCTTCGCAGATAATAGAACTTGATAAACGAAGATTTGATATTATATCTATAATTAGAGGGGGAGGCTCTGGCCTTGAAAAGGTTGATGACCTCAAAGTACTTGAAGCTGTTGTCGGAATGAATACTCCAGTTATTTGTGCTGTTGGACATGAAGAGGATAAAGTGTTTTTAAAAAATATAGCGGATAAGATTGTTCCTGTCCCTCATGCACTTGGTACATACTTCAAAGATACAGTGGAAAGAGTTGAACTTGCTAAGAAAAACAGTCAAGCGATAATGGCAGAACAAATCAAGAAACAATATATAGATCAGATCAATATTCAAACAAAACAAAATAAAGAGTTACAGGAGAAATTGAATAAAATCATATCTGATAATAAGAGATCTGTCGATACATCATCTAAACAAATAGAAGAGCTTCAAAAAAGGCTTAAGGAGATCCTTGATTCTAATGTAATGAAAGATAAAGATGCCCAAAAACAAACGAGTGAACTAACGGGGCAAATAAAAAAGTTAACTGAAGATCGTTCTAAACAAGATGCTGCGGCAATGAAGCAAATTGAAGCTTTAAACAAACAGATTGAAGCTTCTAGATTACAGCTGGAAAAATTAATGAGATCTATCCAAGAAAAAGATGAGCAAATAAAGAATCTTTCTCAAAGAAGATCTGGTTGTCTTGGCATGGCTGCTGTTATGATCGGGATTGTTTGTCTGTTTTCTTTTCTAGTTTTATAA
- a CDS encoding site-specific integrase, whose amino-acid sequence MTTLKTAVVPAKKLKSGKHKIRIAIGHKKETRYLVTRFTIDDLSQFKDGQVINIQDAGLVNSKLRNILNSYQDALDKINVDAYTGRQLVDYLSHFRGPSTSFTDFAKQMICDMRNEGRNGTAGLYDLSIKYFSEYIGGDIVFDCITPRTIKEFDLFLSKTKNLNPTTRGIHMAHIKAIVNAAIRDKAARFETHPFEYYTKPQSEMRELDISVEEFKIIRDCEVKEKSLRVARDVFLLSYYLGGINLIDLMQLNFKNANTIEYIREKSKNTKRGEKKISLTIPPEAKPIISTWMGRNGKLNFRYKYSYANFRNYVTKELQRLADRLELNKHVVYYSARKSLVQHGFELGIPLEVLEYCIGQSMKKNRPIFNYVKIMRKHADQAIRKILDNLNGPIE is encoded by the coding sequence ATGACAACTCTAAAAACAGCAGTCGTTCCGGCCAAGAAGCTCAAAAGCGGAAAACATAAAATAAGAATAGCTATTGGCCATAAAAAAGAAACCCGGTATTTAGTTACCCGCTTTACTATTGATGACCTCTCACAGTTCAAAGATGGACAAGTAATAAATATTCAAGATGCCGGCTTAGTCAATTCCAAATTAAGAAACATACTCAATTCATATCAAGATGCATTAGATAAAATTAATGTCGATGCATATACCGGTAGACAGTTGGTCGACTACCTCTCTCACTTTAGAGGGCCATCTACCTCATTCACTGATTTTGCAAAACAAATGATTTGCGATATGAGAAATGAGGGTAGAAACGGAACAGCCGGCTTATATGATCTTAGCATTAAATATTTTAGTGAATATATAGGAGGAGATATAGTATTCGACTGTATAACCCCCAGAACAATTAAGGAATTCGATCTCTTCCTCTCCAAAACTAAAAATTTGAATCCCACAACGCGAGGGATACACATGGCACATATTAAGGCTATCGTGAACGCAGCTATTAGAGACAAAGCAGCCCGCTTTGAAACACATCCATTTGAATACTATACAAAGCCCCAATCAGAAATGAGAGAACTCGACATCTCAGTGGAAGAGTTCAAAATAATTAGAGATTGCGAGGTAAAAGAAAAGTCTCTTAGGGTAGCAAGAGATGTTTTCCTTCTATCGTATTACCTAGGAGGCATAAACCTAATTGATTTGATGCAATTGAATTTCAAGAATGCTAATACAATTGAATACATTAGGGAAAAGTCGAAGAATACAAAGAGAGGCGAAAAGAAAATAAGCTTAACTATCCCGCCGGAAGCCAAACCAATAATAAGCACATGGATGGGAAGAAACGGTAAGTTAAACTTCAGATACAAATATTCTTATGCCAACTTCCGCAATTACGTCACCAAAGAACTTCAAAGGCTTGCTGATCGGTTAGAGCTCAACAAACATGTGGTCTATTATTCTGCGAGGAAAAGCCTTGTTCAACATGGCTTTGAGTTAGGCATCCCACTTGAAGTATTAGAGTACTGTATCGGGCAATCCATGAAGAAGAACCGCCCCATATTCAATTACGTGAAGATTATGAGGAAGCACGCCGATCAAGCGATAAGGAAGATATTAGATAACCTCAATGGCCCGATTGAATGA
- the cas13a gene encoding type VI-A CRISPR-associated RNA-guided ribonuclease Cas13a, translated as MRVSKVKVSIEINRKRENRMVLMKRTSKEGSLVYDDKTGKVGGENRTNDILPEKKKDSFELSIQNQTIPKLEIIKKHFGKSFNKNIYDSLSAIIKGACTGKYVNVNNYNTLEKTTEEQIKAYLNHRFQGEEFKYIHDGNEIKFKLAHLLIESIKQKNINPMEPYRKWAKWYINNKSTKLIKSIQNDHITIDDDNVEIKENYLSPRKRALLMWEDEFIEHSAKPELIHLYNMHTLYQIDRLMEQLRSVEYTIGEKGISKVNEYHRTLKKILQNHQQNIFGSRDNPCEENRRNVQLYTYNMEVVKYLEHYFPIKWSKRKTSVESINYYLSTNVIKDIIRKQLENAVRSNLIRQGKYAHHDLKADTVSSSSLSEIKADEGFSLNMITQCAFAANNIRNIIDPQQTEDIIGKNAFIKSLSPDYRISQEEVFPFFFDLSKIKDEISDKDYIIYLWAIRGAVQQIRNNVVHYKKNSLDVIFNIKKFELEKKEDYKSYKNDTLFGTLLQKEKEEAPKALAWQLMTGSVLEYYPMEKLKFFFADKTFSLYRSSVAFAPGFKNVMKGGSNYQNAGRDQFYNLKVDFYLPKESFNEEAWNARYFFLKLIYNNLFLPIFTKNAYLFRKTINEVLQINDTENQKQARYEGQKIYNRAFANIRRMKEDESISSYTAYLQSYSMMEASKKAENDGKEESRLNFEKFLLQTFIKGFNDYLNLDKSFVFIQHPTMQFDHEEANKANKRKEWVDEIETVLKLSASDIDSTNNAHISFFIFCKLLDAVHLSDLRNELTKYYQSQSYRSKETQKIKHLFAIIELCLLSVDAYSIKQQITKIYIQGNNKLAPFLEDEKDLVDYGNLYTQSDDKTIVIHRAIEKSYKYGTRKVLQGIINSSQQYRITTREYEEWNEKKQMIEDLTKKREELHNEWEEYEHNKKNDRRRIRNDQKDKSLFATAKAIEYEELCNKIDRYNWLDNKLHLQHVNRLHNLTMDILGRMAGFTSIFERDLQYYCNNNSKMRALLQADSQSLFDFSRSLPQFTSEQNSILFNTMLSADYRNIRNYIAHFNFLNAFEEKRVKSPQSYSLIELINGLRNLFSYDRKLKNAVSKAFIKIFEKHGMILKLETTSESHRLKVASISPRQIKHLGNYKIEKKSIQTDMVEKSFCNMCISLLELKNE; from the coding sequence ATGCGAGTATCAAAGGTGAAAGTGTCAATAGAGATAAACCGTAAAAGAGAAAATCGTATGGTATTGATGAAGCGTACTTCAAAAGAAGGATCATTGGTCTATGACGATAAGACAGGTAAAGTTGGCGGTGAGAATAGAACAAATGATATTTTACCCGAAAAGAAAAAAGACAGTTTCGAATTGAGCATCCAAAATCAGACTATTCCTAAATTAGAAATAATAAAAAAACATTTTGGCAAAAGCTTTAACAAGAATATTTATGATTCATTATCTGCTATTATAAAAGGAGCTTGTACAGGTAAATATGTTAATGTAAACAACTACAATACATTAGAAAAAACAACAGAGGAACAGATAAAGGCGTATCTAAATCATCGCTTTCAGGGTGAAGAGTTTAAATACATTCATGATGGAAATGAGATCAAATTTAAATTGGCACACCTCCTAATTGAAAGCATTAAACAAAAAAATATAAATCCTATGGAGCCTTATCGCAAGTGGGCAAAGTGGTATATTAATAATAAATCAACAAAACTAATAAAGTCTATCCAAAACGATCATATTACAATAGACGATGATAATGTAGAAATAAAAGAGAATTATTTAAGCCCACGTAAAAGAGCCTTGCTAATGTGGGAAGATGAGTTTATAGAGCATAGTGCTAAGCCGGAGTTAATCCATTTATATAATATGCATACCCTCTATCAAATAGATCGATTGATGGAGCAACTAAGAAGTGTAGAATATACTATTGGTGAAAAAGGTATTAGCAAAGTCAACGAATATCATCGAACATTGAAGAAGATTTTACAAAATCATCAACAAAACATTTTTGGTAGCAGAGATAATCCATGTGAAGAGAATCGTAGAAATGTACAGCTATATACCTACAACATGGAGGTGGTTAAATATCTGGAGCATTATTTCCCTATAAAATGGTCAAAGCGCAAAACAAGCGTTGAATCTATTAATTACTACTTAAGTACAAATGTAATAAAAGACATCATACGTAAACAATTAGAGAATGCAGTAAGAAGTAATTTAATTAGACAGGGTAAATACGCTCATCATGATCTTAAAGCTGATACAGTAAGTAGCTCTTCATTATCTGAGATTAAAGCCGATGAAGGCTTTTCGCTCAACATGATAACCCAATGTGCCTTTGCTGCGAACAATATACGAAACATCATCGACCCTCAACAAACAGAAGATATTATTGGCAAAAATGCTTTCATAAAAAGCTTGAGTCCTGACTATCGTATTTCTCAAGAAGAAGTTTTTCCTTTTTTTTTCGATCTTAGTAAGATAAAAGATGAAATAAGTGATAAAGATTACATAATTTATCTTTGGGCAATACGTGGTGCTGTGCAGCAAATACGTAACAATGTGGTTCATTATAAGAAAAACTCTCTAGATGTTATTTTTAATATAAAAAAGTTTGAACTTGAAAAAAAAGAAGATTATAAATCATATAAGAACGATACTTTATTTGGAACTTTACTACAAAAAGAAAAAGAAGAGGCTCCCAAAGCCCTGGCTTGGCAATTGATGACAGGTAGCGTATTGGAATATTATCCGATGGAAAAACTAAAGTTCTTTTTTGCAGATAAAACCTTCTCGCTTTATCGTTCTTCAGTAGCTTTTGCACCGGGGTTTAAGAATGTAATGAAAGGGGGAAGTAATTATCAAAATGCGGGTAGAGATCAATTCTACAACCTGAAAGTCGATTTTTATTTGCCTAAAGAATCTTTTAATGAGGAAGCTTGGAATGCCCGTTATTTTTTTCTGAAATTGATCTATAACAATCTCTTTTTGCCCATTTTCACAAAAAATGCTTATCTCTTCAGAAAAACAATAAATGAAGTGCTCCAGATCAACGATACTGAAAACCAAAAACAAGCTCGCTATGAAGGTCAGAAAATATACAATAGGGCTTTTGCCAATATCCGTAGAATGAAAGAAGATGAAAGTATTTCATCCTACACAGCCTACCTGCAGAGTTATTCAATGATGGAAGCAAGTAAAAAAGCAGAAAATGATGGGAAAGAAGAATCCCGTCTTAATTTCGAAAAATTTCTATTGCAAACGTTCATTAAAGGCTTCAATGATTATTTAAACCTAGACAAGTCATTTGTATTCATACAACATCCAACTATGCAATTTGATCACGAAGAAGCAAATAAGGCAAACAAACGCAAGGAATGGGTAGATGAAATTGAAACAGTTCTAAAACTCTCTGCCTCGGATATTGACTCAACCAACAATGCACATATTTCTTTTTTCATTTTCTGTAAGCTTTTAGATGCTGTTCATTTAAGTGATTTGCGTAATGAACTCACAAAATATTACCAGTCTCAAAGTTATCGTTCAAAGGAAACACAAAAAATAAAACACTTGTTTGCCATTATCGAATTATGTTTGCTATCAGTAGATGCGTATTCTATAAAACAGCAGATAACGAAAATCTACATTCAGGGAAATAACAAGCTTGCCCCTTTCTTAGAGGATGAAAAAGATCTGGTTGATTATGGCAATCTGTACACACAATCTGATGACAAAACGATAGTAATACATAGAGCAATAGAGAAAAGTTACAAATATGGTACCCGTAAAGTCTTGCAAGGAATAATAAACTCAAGCCAGCAATACCGCATTACTACTAGAGAATACGAGGAGTGGAATGAAAAAAAGCAAATGATTGAAGATCTGACAAAGAAAAGAGAAGAATTACATAATGAGTGGGAAGAATATGAACATAATAAGAAGAATGATAGACGACGCATTCGTAATGATCAGAAAGACAAGTCTCTATTCGCTACAGCAAAGGCCATAGAATATGAAGAGTTGTGTAATAAAATCGACCGATACAATTGGCTAGATAACAAGTTACATCTGCAGCACGTTAATCGCCTACACAATCTTACTATGGATATATTAGGACGCATGGCCGGGTTCACGTCGATATTTGAACGGGATCTTCAATACTATTGCAATAACAATAGCAAGATGAGAGCTCTATTGCAAGCCGATAGCCAGAGTCTTTTTGATTTTAGCAGGTCATTGCCTCAGTTCACGTCTGAACAAAACTCAATTCTTTTCAATACCATGTTATCTGCCGATTACAGAAATATACGAAATTATATAGCGCACTTCAATTTTTTAAATGCCTTCGAAGAAAAGAGAGTAAAAAGCCCTCAGTCATATTCATTGATCGAATTGATCAACGGGCTTCGTAACTTGTTTTCCTACGACAGAAAATTAAAAAATGCAGTATCTAAAGCATTCATCAAAATATTTGAGAAGCATGGCATGATTCTAAAACTAGAAACAACAAGCGAATCACATCGGCTAAAAGTAGCAAGTATTAGCCCCAGACAGATAAAGCATTTGGGCAATTACAAGATAGAAAAGAAGAGCATACAAACTGATATGGTAGAAAAAAGCTTTTGTAACATGTGTATATCATTATTAGAATTAAAAAATGAGTAA